The following proteins are encoded in a genomic region of Variovorax paradoxus:
- a CDS encoding Bug family tripartite tricarboxylate transporter substrate binding protein: MKRLPALARMVLLSCLGLAPLAALAAETGFPSRPVTLVIPFPPGGATDVNGRVIAQRLGKELGQPIVIENRAGAGTVIGASYVSKAAPDGYTLLVSSGTTFTVNPAIRTNLPYDPVKGFDQIGLVGRVGLILLANSEVPVKTVKQFVDYVKASPGKYSYASYGTGTTSQFAGETILNAAGLKMTHVPYKGSAPAMTDLMGGQVPFSIDTVSAAIPQLKSGKIKAIAVTTAKRSTLLPDVPTMAESGYPDINMDTWLVVSAPKGLPADVKAKLEKALAATVADADTRAKLIAQGLEPAYSNGAAVSELINKELPLMRAVAARANITSD; this comes from the coding sequence ATGAAACGCCTTCCCGCACTGGCTCGCATGGTGCTGTTGTCCTGCCTCGGTCTGGCGCCGCTGGCCGCCCTGGCTGCGGAGACGGGGTTCCCGTCGCGCCCGGTCACGCTCGTGATTCCCTTTCCGCCCGGCGGTGCCACCGACGTGAACGGGCGCGTGATCGCCCAGCGCCTGGGCAAGGAACTGGGCCAACCCATCGTCATCGAGAACCGTGCCGGCGCCGGAACGGTGATCGGCGCGAGCTATGTCTCCAAGGCCGCGCCCGACGGCTACACGCTGCTGGTCAGCTCGGGCACCACGTTCACGGTCAACCCCGCGATTCGTACGAATCTTCCGTATGACCCGGTCAAGGGCTTCGACCAGATCGGCCTGGTCGGCCGCGTCGGCCTCATCCTGCTGGCGAACAGCGAAGTGCCGGTGAAGACCGTCAAGCAGTTCGTGGACTACGTGAAGGCGTCGCCCGGAAAGTATTCGTACGCGTCGTACGGCACCGGCACCACGTCGCAGTTCGCGGGAGAAACCATTCTCAATGCCGCGGGATTGAAGATGACGCACGTTCCCTACAAGGGCAGCGCCCCGGCCATGACCGACCTGATGGGCGGGCAGGTCCCGTTCAGCATCGACACGGTGAGCGCCGCCATTCCGCAGCTCAAGAGCGGCAAGATCAAGGCCATTGCGGTGACCACGGCCAAGCGCTCCACCCTGTTGCCCGATGTGCCCACCATGGCCGAGAGCGGCTATCCCGACATCAACATGGACACCTGGCTGGTTGTGTCGGCGCCGAAGGGTTTGCCGGCCGACGTGAAGGCCAAGCTCGAGAAAGCGCTTGCCGCAACCGTCGCCGATGCCGACACCCGCGCCAAGCTGATCGCGCAGGGCCTGGAGCCGGCCTACAGCAACGGCGCCGCCGTGAGCGAATTGATCAACAAGGAACTGCCGCTGATGCGCGCCGTAGCCGCCCGCGCGAACATCACCTCCGATTGA
- a CDS encoding amidase: protein MSTHIDLIEHSAVELRRLIGSKAVSPVELLEACIAQIERVNPFVNAVTATCFDRARAEAKAAEAAVMRGDALGLLHGLPLGVKDLEPTEGLLTTWGSAIFRDHVPEEDIELVARLRKAGAIVAGKTNVPEMGAGANSRNEVWGATGNPFNPNLNAGGSSGGSAAALACDMLPVCTGSDTGGSLRIPAAKCGVVGFRPSPGIVPSVRKLLGWTPISVVGPMGRTVEDACLQMAASAGMHAGDPLSYPLDPLSFLKPMDVDLSRLRVAWTEDFGVCAVDDGIRATMRRKIDAMRHLFKSCDEVTFDLGEAHRCFDVLRAEAFVAGMHAAYQRDPSSLGPNSRANYEMGAQMSLLDSAWAQAEQTRLIKRFQATFADYDLILSPTTPVSPFPWTQLYADSINGEKQANYYRWLALTYVVTLTTHPALSLPCGTDHAGMPFGLQIVGGFRADHQVLGAAHAMEMACAADAQLRRPRPDLSALRMAEPALTSIVKTPPASRSSGAPAAAASSSVSAV from the coding sequence ATGAGCACTCACATCGATTTGATTGAACATTCCGCCGTCGAGCTGCGCCGACTGATCGGCAGCAAGGCGGTCTCGCCGGTCGAGCTTCTGGAGGCTTGCATTGCACAGATCGAACGGGTCAACCCGTTCGTCAATGCCGTGACTGCCACCTGCTTCGATCGCGCAAGGGCCGAAGCCAAGGCCGCTGAAGCCGCCGTGATGCGCGGCGATGCACTGGGCCTGCTGCATGGCCTGCCGCTGGGCGTGAAAGACCTGGAGCCCACCGAGGGCCTGCTCACCACCTGGGGCTCCGCGATCTTCCGCGACCACGTGCCCGAGGAAGACATCGAGCTGGTGGCCCGCCTGCGCAAGGCCGGCGCCATCGTCGCGGGCAAGACCAACGTTCCCGAGATGGGCGCGGGCGCCAATTCGCGCAACGAGGTGTGGGGCGCCACCGGCAATCCGTTCAATCCCAACCTGAATGCCGGAGGCTCCTCCGGCGGCTCGGCGGCGGCCCTGGCGTGCGACATGCTGCCGGTGTGCACCGGCTCCGACACCGGCGGCTCGCTGCGGATTCCGGCCGCCAAGTGCGGCGTGGTGGGCTTTCGGCCCTCGCCGGGCATCGTGCCGAGCGTGCGGAAGCTGCTGGGCTGGACGCCGATTTCCGTCGTCGGCCCCATGGGCCGCACGGTCGAAGACGCCTGCCTGCAAATGGCGGCCTCCGCGGGCATGCATGCGGGCGACCCGCTGAGCTACCCGCTGGACCCGCTGTCCTTTCTCAAACCGATGGACGTCGACCTCAGCAGGCTGCGGGTGGCATGGACCGAAGACTTCGGCGTCTGCGCCGTGGATGACGGCATCCGCGCCACCATGCGCCGGAAGATCGACGCCATGCGGCACCTGTTCAAGTCGTGCGACGAAGTGACGTTCGACCTGGGCGAGGCGCACCGCTGCTTCGACGTGCTGCGCGCCGAAGCCTTCGTGGCCGGCATGCATGCGGCTTACCAGCGCGATCCTTCGAGCCTGGGGCCCAACTCCCGCGCCAACTACGAAATGGGCGCGCAGATGAGCCTGCTCGACAGCGCCTGGGCGCAGGCCGAGCAGACCCGGCTCATCAAGCGGTTCCAGGCGACCTTCGCCGACTACGACCTGATCCTGTCGCCCACCACGCCGGTGTCGCCGTTTCCGTGGACGCAGCTGTACGCGGACAGCATCAACGGCGAGAAGCAGGCCAACTACTACCGCTGGCTGGCACTGACGTACGTCGTCACGCTGACGACGCATCCCGCGCTTTCGCTGCCCTGCGGCACCGATCACGCGGGCATGCCGTTCGGGCTGCAGATCGTGGGTGGCTTCCGCGCCGACCACCAGGTGCTGGGCGCGGCGCATGCCATGGAAATGGCATGCGCCGCCGATGCACAACTGCGCCGCCCGCGCCCCGACCTTTCGGCTTTGCGCATGGCCGAGCCTGCGCTCACATCCATCGTCAAGACACCGCCGGCTTCACGCAGCAGCGGCGCCCCCGCGGCGGCTGCCAGCTCCAGCGTCTCCGCCGTCTGA
- a CDS encoding carbonic anhydrase, which yields MLATSTLHAQTLDYDHQESWKAIHDSAQSPIDIPTREAKPGDSLEPQDIRLNHANAKLDVVDNGHAVEVEAKGPEAMIRGRHFKLVQFHFHAESEHTLDGKHFPLEGHFVFRAADGRLAVVGVMYREGPANPLATKVLGALEKDGHGELSPTDISVLLPKDKAYYHYLGSLTTPPLTENVEWYVLQTPVSLAPAQIAQFRARYAHNNRTLQELNGRPLIRFPAASVAATGNRAATASR from the coding sequence TTGCTCGCGACCTCGACGCTTCATGCCCAGACGCTCGACTACGACCATCAAGAAAGCTGGAAGGCGATTCACGACAGCGCCCAGTCGCCGATCGATATTCCCACCCGGGAGGCCAAGCCCGGCGATTCGCTCGAGCCGCAAGACATCCGCTTGAACCACGCCAACGCGAAGCTCGACGTGGTCGACAACGGGCATGCGGTGGAGGTCGAGGCCAAGGGGCCGGAGGCCATGATCCGCGGCCGGCATTTCAAGCTGGTGCAGTTCCACTTCCATGCCGAAAGCGAACACACGCTCGACGGCAAGCACTTTCCGCTCGAGGGCCACTTCGTCTTCCGCGCCGCCGACGGCCGCTTGGCCGTGGTCGGCGTCATGTACCGCGAAGGCCCGGCCAATCCGCTGGCAACCAAGGTCTTGGGTGCGCTTGAAAAGGACGGCCATGGCGAGTTGTCGCCAACCGACATCTCGGTGCTCCTGCCCAAGGACAAGGCCTACTACCACTACCTGGGATCGTTGACCACGCCGCCGCTGACGGAAAACGTCGAGTGGTATGTGCTGCAAACGCCGGTGTCGCTGGCACCGGCCCAGATCGCGCAGTTCCGCGCGCGCTACGCCCACAATAACCGCACGCTGCAGGAGCTCAACGGGCGTCCGCTGATCCGTTTTCCGGCGGCCTCCGTCGCAGCCACGGGAAACCGCGCAGCGACCGCCAGCCGCTGA
- a CDS encoding copper-transporting P-type ATPase, translating into MTRTEPEVTAGQPTVYTCPMHPEIRQDHPGNCPKCGMTLEPEMPSLDADEKEDPELRDFKRRFLWTLPLTVAVTVLAMAGHRLQWFEMATQSWIELALSVPIVLWAGWPFFERAVQSVTNRSPNMWTLIGLGTAAAFVYSVVATVAPGVFPDSFMSMGRVAVYFEAAAVIISLTLLGQILELKARSQTSAAIKSLLGLAPKTARRIGANGVEEDVPIAHVHVGDKLRVRPGEKVPVDGVVVEGASAVDESMLTGEPLPVTKRVGDKLIGATLNTSGSLVMQSEKVGSQTVLASIVQMVAQAQRSRAPMQRMADHVAGYFVMAVIGIALATFLAWGFFGPAPSWTHGLINAVAVLIIACPCALGLATPMSIMVATGKAATQGVLFRDAAAIENFRKVDALIVDKTGTLTEGKPRFERAVSLPGFTEDEVLRLAASLDQGSEHPLAHAIVEAARERGLALTAADEFESSSGIGVSGIVGGKKLALGNTALMDQLRVPVDALKPQAETLRAEGASVMFLAADGRPAGLLAVSDPVKATTMEALAALKASGMRVIMATGDGLTTARAVASRLGIDEVHGEVKPADKLALVEKLQREGRIVAMAGDGINDAPALAKADVGVAMGTGTDVAMNSAQVTLVKGDLRGIAEARIVSEKTIANMKQNLGFAFIYNALGIPLAAGVLFPFTGWLLSPMIAALAMSLSSASVIANALRLRAASDGGKSN; encoded by the coding sequence ATGACACGAACCGAGCCGGAGGTGACGGCCGGACAGCCCACGGTCTACACCTGTCCGATGCATCCGGAAATCAGGCAGGACCACCCCGGCAACTGCCCCAAGTGCGGCATGACGCTGGAGCCCGAAATGCCGAGCCTCGACGCGGACGAGAAGGAAGATCCCGAGCTGCGCGACTTCAAGCGGCGATTTCTCTGGACGCTGCCGCTCACCGTGGCAGTCACCGTGCTCGCCATGGCGGGCCACAGGCTGCAGTGGTTCGAGATGGCCACGCAAAGCTGGATCGAGCTGGCGCTTTCCGTGCCGATCGTGCTGTGGGCGGGATGGCCGTTCTTCGAGCGTGCGGTGCAGTCGGTCACCAACCGCAGCCCGAACATGTGGACGCTCATCGGCCTGGGCACCGCCGCCGCGTTCGTCTACAGCGTGGTGGCCACCGTGGCACCGGGCGTGTTCCCCGATTCGTTCATGTCGATGGGCCGCGTGGCGGTGTACTTCGAGGCTGCGGCGGTGATCATTTCTCTCACCCTGCTGGGCCAGATTCTGGAACTCAAGGCGCGTTCGCAAACCTCCGCGGCCATCAAGTCGCTGCTCGGCCTTGCGCCCAAGACGGCGCGGCGCATCGGCGCCAATGGCGTGGAGGAAGACGTTCCGATTGCGCATGTGCACGTCGGCGACAAGCTGCGCGTGCGGCCCGGCGAAAAAGTGCCTGTGGACGGCGTGGTGGTCGAGGGCGCGAGCGCGGTCGACGAGTCCATGCTCACGGGCGAGCCGCTGCCCGTGACCAAGCGCGTCGGCGACAAGCTCATCGGCGCCACGCTGAACACGAGCGGGTCACTGGTGATGCAGTCGGAAAAAGTCGGCTCGCAAACCGTGCTCGCGAGCATCGTGCAGATGGTGGCGCAGGCCCAGCGCTCCAGGGCGCCGATGCAGCGCATGGCCGACCACGTGGCCGGCTACTTCGTCATGGCCGTCATCGGCATCGCGCTGGCGACCTTTCTTGCCTGGGGATTCTTCGGGCCGGCGCCGAGCTGGACCCATGGCCTCATCAACGCGGTCGCGGTGCTCATCATTGCCTGCCCCTGCGCGCTCGGCCTGGCCACGCCGATGTCGATCATGGTGGCCACCGGCAAGGCCGCCACTCAAGGCGTGCTGTTCCGCGACGCGGCGGCCATCGAGAACTTCCGCAAGGTCGATGCGCTCATCGTCGACAAGACCGGGACGCTGACCGAAGGCAAGCCGCGCTTCGAACGTGCGGTGTCCCTGCCCGGCTTCACCGAGGACGAGGTGCTGCGCCTCGCCGCCAGCCTGGACCAGGGGAGCGAGCATCCGCTGGCGCACGCCATCGTCGAGGCGGCGCGCGAACGCGGTCTGGCGTTGACCGCGGCAGATGAGTTCGAATCCAGCAGCGGCATCGGCGTGAGCGGCATCGTCGGGGGCAAGAAGCTTGCTCTCGGCAACACCGCGCTGATGGATCAGCTCCGCGTGCCCGTCGACGCGCTCAAGCCCCAGGCCGAAACCCTGCGGGCCGAAGGCGCCAGCGTCATGTTCCTTGCCGCCGACGGCCGGCCTGCGGGCCTGCTCGCCGTGTCCGACCCCGTCAAGGCCACGACCATGGAGGCGCTGGCGGCGCTTAAGGCATCGGGCATGCGCGTGATCATGGCAACGGGCGACGGTCTGACCACGGCACGCGCCGTCGCCTCGCGGCTGGGCATCGACGAGGTGCACGGCGAAGTCAAGCCCGCCGACAAGCTGGCCTTGGTCGAAAAACTGCAGCGCGAAGGCCGCATCGTCGCGATGGCCGGCGACGGCATCAACGATGCACCCGCGCTCGCCAAGGCCGACGTCGGCGTGGCCATGGGTACCGGCACCGACGTGGCGATGAACAGCGCGCAGGTCACGCTGGTGAAGGGCGACTTGCGAGGCATTGCAGAGGCGCGCATCGTCTCCGAAAAAACCATCGCCAACATGAAGCAGAACCTCGGCTTCGCGTTCATCTACAACGCGCTCGGCATACCGCTGGCCGCAGGCGTGCTGTTTCCGTTCACGGGCTGGCTGCTGTCGCCGATGATCGCGGCGCTGGCGATGAGCTTGAGCTCGGCATCGGTGATTGCCAATGCGTTGCGGCTACGCGCCGCAAGCGATGGCGGGAAGTCCAATTGA
- a CDS encoding DUF2474 domain-containing protein, translating to MATTEPGAGGRSKWMRRLGWLLAIWLASVGSLFAVALVFRWLMRAVGLTAP from the coding sequence ATGGCTACCACTGAGCCCGGCGCCGGCGGCCGCAGCAAGTGGATGCGCCGCCTCGGCTGGCTCCTTGCGATCTGGCTGGCCAGCGTCGGCAGCCTGTTCGCGGTGGCACTGGTCTTCCGCTGGCTGATGCGCGCCGTCGGCCTCACGGCGCCGTAA
- the cydB gene encoding cytochrome d ubiquinol oxidase subunit II: MGIDLPLIWAVIILFGIMMYVVMDGFDLGIGILFPFLPAKEDRDVLMNTVAPVWDGNETWLVLGGAGLLAAFPLAYAVILSAFYLPLILMLIGLVFRGVAFEFRFKARAGRRRWWDHAFIGGSVTAAFFQGVTLGAFLNGMPVADGNYAGGPFDWVSPFSLFTGVALVAAYALLGATWLVMKTEGRLQVRMRSLARPLAWLMLAVIVAISIWTPLAHEAIARRWFSFPNLLWFAPVPTLVALVTWRLLRDLRGDGHASPFVLTLALLFLGYTGLGISLWPNVVPPGITIWQAAGPPQSLGFALVGALLIIPVILMYTAWSYWVFRGKVRHGDGYH; encoded by the coding sequence ATGGGCATTGATCTTCCACTCATCTGGGCCGTCATCATCCTGTTCGGCATCATGATGTACGTCGTGATGGATGGCTTCGACCTGGGCATCGGCATCCTGTTTCCGTTCCTGCCCGCGAAGGAAGACCGCGACGTGCTGATGAACACCGTGGCGCCCGTGTGGGACGGCAACGAGACCTGGCTCGTGCTCGGCGGGGCGGGGCTGCTGGCGGCCTTTCCGCTCGCGTATGCCGTGATCCTCAGCGCGTTCTACCTGCCGTTGATCCTCATGCTCATCGGGCTGGTGTTTCGCGGCGTGGCCTTCGAGTTCCGCTTCAAGGCGCGGGCGGGCCGGCGGCGCTGGTGGGACCACGCCTTCATCGGCGGCTCGGTCACCGCGGCCTTCTTCCAGGGCGTGACGCTCGGGGCCTTTCTCAACGGCATGCCCGTGGCAGACGGCAACTATGCCGGCGGGCCGTTCGACTGGGTATCGCCGTTCTCGCTCTTCACCGGCGTCGCGCTGGTGGCGGCCTACGCGCTGCTCGGCGCCACCTGGCTCGTAATGAAGACCGAAGGCCGGCTGCAGGTGCGCATGCGCAGCCTTGCGAGGCCGCTGGCCTGGCTGATGCTGGCCGTCATCGTCGCGATCAGCATCTGGACGCCGCTCGCGCACGAGGCCATTGCCAGGCGGTGGTTCAGCTTTCCCAACCTGCTCTGGTTTGCACCGGTGCCGACGCTCGTGGCCTTGGTCACGTGGCGCCTGCTGCGCGACCTGCGCGGCGACGGACATGCGTCGCCCTTCGTGCTCACGCTCGCGCTGCTTTTTCTGGGCTACACCGGGCTCGGCATCAGCCTGTGGCCGAACGTCGTTCCCCCCGGCATCACCATCTGGCAGGCTGCGGGCCCGCCGCAAAGCCTTGGGTTTGCGCTGGTCGGCGCCTTGCTGATCATTCCCGTGATCCTGATGTACACCGCGTGGAGCTACTGGGTCTTTCGCGGCAAGGTGCGGCACGGCGATGGCTACCACTGA